aaatccTGACCCTGAAATCATCAGAGTATTTATTGTTAGACATGGTCAAACAGACCATAATGTGCAAAAGATCTTACAAGGACATTTAGATACAGATATCAATGAGACCGGTAAGGAACAAGCAGAGATCGTTGGTAAATACCTTTCCAAAATTCCGtttgattattttgtaTCTTCAGATCTTAGCAGATGCCAGCAAACGTTGATACCAATTTTATCCCaccaacaaacaaagaCAGTAAAGTACACACCCAATTTGAGAGAAAGAGACATGGGGAAAGTTGAAGGGATGTATTTGAAGGATGCCTTAGAAAAGTATGGTCCTGGATTCCGTAATTTGGGGGAAAAGGAAGATGCATTATGCAAGCgtgttgaaaaagaatggAATGAAATTATCGAGCAAAATTACCATaatgttttgatttgtaCCCACGGGGGTGTAATTACtagatttattaattatctACATAAAGATTTGGGGTAcaaattaaacaacaagTTGACACCAGATAATTTGAAGGTCCCATTCAACACCTCGGTTTCAGTTATAG
This genomic stretch from Candida albicans SC5314 chromosome 1, complete sequence harbors:
- a CDS encoding phosphoglycerate mutase (Ortholog(s) have phosphatase activity, role in dephosphorylation and cytosol, nucleus localization); the encoded protein is MTFEINENPDPEIIRVFIVRHGQTDHNVQKILQGHLDTDINETGKEQAEIVGKYLSKIPFDYFVSSDLSRCQQTLIPILSHQQTKTVKYTPNLRERDMGKVEGMYLKDALEKYGPGFRNLGEKEDALCKRVEKEWNEIIEQNYHNVLICTHGGVITRFINYLHKDLGYKLNNKLTPDNLKVPFNTSVSVIDVEKNTKRGVIQAFGNTLHLGGNFEVKDQLLR